From one Actinopolyspora saharensis genomic stretch:
- a CDS encoding WS/DGAT/MGAT family O-acyltransferase, which translates to MVDRLSALDASFLYLEDHTTPMHVGGVAVFERPGTGLDYDELLAFVRRRLGSVPRYRQKVVQVPGRLARPVWVDDPEFDISYHVRRSALPKPGDDVQLHELVQRLMSRKLDTTRPLWELYLVEGLSDERVALITKTHQAVIDGIGAVDISQLILDSSPESGREREEDLWMPRPEPGFVDLAVGAVTEAIGRPGEVVENFRAAAVDARASLRKLTGVVGGVCSALGTALPPASGGPLNSSTSPQRRFAVARGRLEDFRAVRNEHGGTVNDVVLAVLTTALRSWLLFRGEAVSERTKVRALVPVSVHADGPAAPERDQAADVSLGGVSACLVDLPVGEPNPVMRLHQVGHAMRAHAESGRSVAADALVRLSGFAPPTLHALGARAAGGLSNRVFNLLVTNVPGPQVPLYAAGATMSEMFPVVPLVKNQSLAIGVTSYNGGVFIGLNADRAAVPDVDALAAMIEESVEEMIGTVGE; encoded by the coding sequence ATGGTCGATCGACTGTCCGCGCTCGACGCCTCGTTCCTGTATCTCGAGGACCACACGACACCGATGCACGTGGGTGGTGTGGCGGTGTTCGAGCGGCCGGGAACCGGGCTCGACTACGACGAGCTGTTGGCCTTCGTCCGGCGCAGACTCGGATCCGTCCCGCGGTACCGGCAGAAGGTCGTTCAGGTGCCCGGCCGCTTGGCGCGTCCGGTCTGGGTCGACGACCCGGAATTCGACATCAGCTACCACGTGCGCCGTTCGGCCCTGCCGAAACCGGGCGACGACGTGCAGCTGCACGAGCTCGTCCAGCGGTTGATGTCCAGGAAGCTGGACACCACGCGTCCGCTCTGGGAGCTCTACCTGGTCGAAGGTCTCTCCGACGAACGCGTCGCGCTGATCACCAAGACGCATCAAGCCGTGATCGACGGTATCGGTGCGGTGGACATAAGCCAGTTGATCCTCGATTCCTCTCCGGAAAGCGGGAGGGAGCGCGAGGAGGACCTGTGGATGCCGCGCCCGGAGCCGGGGTTCGTCGATCTCGCGGTCGGTGCCGTGACCGAGGCGATCGGCCGTCCGGGCGAGGTGGTGGAGAACTTCCGGGCCGCCGCGGTGGATGCCAGGGCGAGCCTGCGCAAGTTGACCGGGGTGGTCGGCGGGGTTTGCTCGGCTCTGGGAACCGCGCTGCCGCCCGCCTCCGGTGGACCGTTGAACTCGTCGACCTCACCGCAGCGCAGGTTCGCCGTGGCCAGGGGGAGGCTGGAGGATTTCCGCGCGGTGCGCAACGAGCACGGCGGAACAGTCAACGACGTGGTGCTGGCCGTGTTGACGACTGCTTTGCGGAGCTGGCTGTTGTTCCGGGGTGAAGCGGTGTCGGAGCGGACCAAGGTGCGGGCGCTGGTTCCGGTGTCCGTGCACGCGGACGGTCCTGCCGCCCCGGAGCGGGATCAAGCGGCGGATGTTTCCCTCGGCGGGGTATCGGCTTGTCTGGTGGACCTTCCGGTGGGCGAGCCGAATCCGGTCATGCGACTGCACCAGGTGGGGCACGCGATGCGAGCTCATGCGGAGTCGGGGCGTTCGGTGGCGGCCGACGCGCTGGTCCGGTTGTCGGGGTTCGCCCCGCCGACGCTGCACGCCCTGGGCGCTCGGGCCGCGGGCGGGCTCTCCAACCGGGTGTTCAACCTGCTGGTCACCAATGTTCCGGGGCCGCAGGTCCCGTTGTACGCGGCGGGGGCCACCATGTCGGAGATGTTCCCGGTGGTACCTCTGGTGAAGAACCAGTCGTTGGCGATAGGTGTCACCTCGTACAACGGGGGAGTGTTCATCGGGCTGAACGCCGATCGGGCCGCCGTGCCGGATGTGGACGCCCTTGCTGCGATGATCGAGGAATCGGTGGAAGAAATGATCGGGACGGTCGGAGAATGA
- a CDS encoding TrmH family RNA methyltransferase yields the protein MSEHVSPRDRFVTVYGRKPVLEALTDLELRVDKVVLAEGATGSAIKDIKEAAADRAVPVQRAGAHRVKILAGNGRHDQGVVADVVARRMRPLEDALADHARAPGRMLLLDGLTTPANVGMILRTATAAGIDGIVLPHRGVANIDPLVVKASAGVAFHAPILRSSDAGTAAETLTEFGYPLYSLDARAESNLFEAELPDRAVFVLGSETAGLSPEVEQRVADRVSIPMRAGTESLNVSAAASVLCYELLRRSISG from the coding sequence TTGTCCGAGCACGTCTCCCCGCGAGACCGTTTCGTCACCGTCTACGGGCGCAAACCGGTGCTGGAAGCGCTCACCGATCTCGAACTCCGGGTGGACAAGGTAGTTCTCGCCGAGGGAGCGACCGGCAGTGCGATCAAGGACATCAAAGAAGCCGCTGCGGATCGAGCGGTTCCCGTTCAACGCGCCGGCGCGCACCGGGTGAAGATACTGGCCGGGAACGGGCGGCACGATCAGGGCGTGGTCGCCGACGTCGTGGCACGCAGGATGCGACCGCTGGAAGACGCGCTGGCCGACCACGCCAGAGCTCCGGGCAGGATGCTGCTGCTGGACGGACTCACCACCCCGGCCAATGTCGGGATGATACTCCGCACCGCCACCGCGGCCGGAATCGACGGAATCGTGCTGCCGCATCGCGGTGTCGCCAATATCGATCCCCTGGTGGTCAAGGCCTCCGCCGGGGTAGCTTTCCACGCCCCGATCCTGCGTTCCTCCGACGCGGGAACGGCGGCGGAAACGCTCACCGAATTCGGGTATCCGCTGTACTCCCTGGACGCACGTGCGGAGTCGAACCTGTTCGAGGCCGAGTTGCCCGACCGCGCGGTGTTCGTTCTCGGCAGTGAAACTGCGGGATTGTCCCCGGAAGTAGAGCAACGTGTCGCGGATCGCGTGAGCATTCCGATGCGTGCCGGAACCGAGTCGTTGAACGTGAGCGCGGCTGCCAGCGTGCTCTGCTACGAGCTGCTACGGCGTTCGATCAGCGGGTGA
- a CDS encoding HAD-IA family hydrolase yields MTETELAALIVDCGGVLDDPGRWAAGNGPVEELPPLAYEVRRLRTSGVAVALLSNGDSAPGELVRAGLFDGVVLSGEVGMSKPDPAVYRYTARLLGVSTRSCVFVDDLRDNVAAAVDTGMVGVLHREVERTRNELTVLFDLEDAP; encoded by the coding sequence GTGACGGAAACGGAGCTTGCTGCGCTGATCGTGGACTGCGGAGGGGTGCTGGACGACCCCGGCCGGTGGGCAGCGGGGAACGGCCCAGTGGAGGAGCTGCCTCCGCTCGCCTACGAGGTACGGCGCTTGCGGACCTCCGGGGTGGCTGTCGCGCTGTTGTCCAACGGGGATTCCGCTCCCGGGGAGTTGGTGCGAGCCGGTCTGTTCGACGGCGTGGTGTTGTCGGGCGAGGTGGGCATGAGCAAACCGGATCCCGCCGTCTACCGGTACACGGCGAGGCTGCTCGGGGTGTCGACGCGGAGCTGCGTGTTCGTGGACGATCTTCGCGACAACGTCGCGGCTGCTGTGGACACGGGGATGGTCGGGGTCCTGCATCGGGAGGTCGAGCGGACGCGGAACGAGCTGACAGTGCTCTTCGATCTCGAGGATGCGCCGTAA
- a CDS encoding Rv3235 family protein — protein MQVPTAQRPRRNPPQTTGRAPATSGKTPPAPRGESRTPPTYSAAALADRVGKHLVEVLAGRRPLHQIRQWLSRPVASLLATLVRSGSLLHDRTRLNSVHACLTNSTTVEACLVVDEVKRHRAVTIRLEQQRMSWCCTLLALV, from the coding sequence ATGCAGGTGCCGACCGCACAGCGGCCCCGTCGGAATCCCCCGCAGACCACCGGCCGGGCACCCGCCACGTCCGGGAAAACGCCCCCGGCACCGCGCGGCGAGAGCAGAACACCACCGACCTACTCCGCTGCGGCACTGGCGGACCGGGTCGGAAAGCATCTCGTCGAGGTGTTGGCCGGACGCAGACCGCTGCACCAGATACGCCAGTGGCTCAGCAGGCCGGTGGCGAGTCTGTTGGCCACCCTCGTCCGGTCCGGGAGCCTCCTGCACGACCGCACCCGGTTGAACTCGGTGCACGCCTGCCTGACCAACTCCACCACAGTGGAGGCCTGTCTGGTCGTGGACGAGGTCAAAAGGCACCGGGCGGTGACCATACGTCTGGAACAGCAGCGCATGAGCTGGTGCTGCACACTGCTCGCCCTGGTGTGA
- the secA gene encoding preprotein translocase subunit SecA, with product MVLSRLLRAGEGKMLKRLRSIAAQINELEDDTVALSDSELRAKTDEFKRRYSDGEQLDKLLPEAFAVVREGGRRTLGNRHFDVQLMGGAALHFGQIAEMKTGEGKTLTCVLPGYLNAITGGSVHVITVNDYLAKRDSEWMGRIYRFLGMEVAAITADMSPEQRRDAYNADVIYGTNNEFGFDYLRDNMAWSLSECVQRDHNFAIVDEVDSILIDEARTPLIISGPADQSSRWYQEFARLAPMLKRDEHYEVDERKRTVGVTEEGVEIIEDQLGIENLYEAANTPLVGYLNNALKAKELYRKDKDYIVRNGEIAIVDEFTGRVLHGRRYNEGMHQAIEAKEGVEIQAENQTLATITLQNYFRQYDKLAGMTGTAQTEAAEFQSTYKLGVVSVPTNEPMIRKDQPDLIYKSEEAKFEAVAEDIEERHKAGQPVLVGTTSVDRSEYLAKLLTKRGVPHSVLNAKHHESEAGIVAEAGRKGAVTVATNMAGRGTDIVLGGNVDHLADAELRQRGLDPVDNREEYEAEWPSVVSKIKEQAEAEADEVREAGGLYVLGTERHESRRIDNQLRGRSGRQGDPGESRFYLSLGDELMRRFNSNMVETVMTRLKVPDDVPIEHKMVTRAIRSAQTQVEQQNMEIRKNVLKYDEVLNQQRSVIYTERRRVLEGEDLREQVDHMIEDVVKAYVKGATAEGYAEDWDLDQLWTALKSLYPVSIRWQDLAEEDGDISRERLREAVLADAKEAYERREAEIEEQVGEGAMRELERRVVLSVLDRKWREHLYEMDYLKEGIGLRAMAQRDPLLEYRREGFDMFNAMLEALKEESVSFLFNVQVEAAEPAGGAAEESSVPVSVTQSSDGEGQPSGNGQASSGQPSSKRAKKSRNAAGPALSQLSASEQNGQSQAPTALRGNGSAGQQRNLSYSGPSENGEARGDSAAEDSAGSAQQGGTRRERRAAARADAKKNKKR from the coding sequence ATGGTCCTGTCCCGACTGCTCCGCGCTGGCGAAGGCAAGATGCTCAAGCGCCTGCGCTCCATCGCGGCGCAAATCAACGAGCTCGAAGACGACACGGTCGCGCTGTCCGACAGCGAGTTGCGGGCCAAGACCGACGAGTTCAAACGCCGCTACTCCGATGGTGAGCAGCTGGACAAGCTGTTGCCGGAGGCGTTCGCCGTCGTGCGGGAGGGCGGCCGTCGAACCCTCGGGAACAGGCATTTCGACGTCCAGCTCATGGGTGGCGCCGCGCTGCACTTCGGTCAGATCGCCGAGATGAAGACCGGTGAGGGCAAGACCCTGACCTGTGTGCTGCCCGGCTACCTCAACGCGATCACGGGCGGCAGCGTCCACGTCATCACGGTCAACGACTACCTGGCCAAACGTGACTCCGAGTGGATGGGGAGGATCTACCGCTTCCTCGGCATGGAGGTCGCCGCGATCACGGCCGACATGAGCCCCGAGCAGCGCAGGGACGCCTACAACGCGGACGTCATCTACGGCACCAACAACGAGTTCGGCTTCGACTACCTGCGCGACAACATGGCCTGGAGCCTGTCGGAGTGCGTCCAGCGCGACCACAACTTCGCGATCGTCGACGAGGTGGACTCGATCCTCATCGACGAGGCGCGGACACCGTTGATCATCTCGGGGCCCGCCGACCAGTCCTCGAGGTGGTACCAGGAGTTCGCGCGGCTGGCTCCGATGCTCAAGCGCGACGAGCACTACGAGGTGGACGAGCGCAAGAGAACGGTCGGCGTCACCGAGGAGGGCGTCGAGATCATCGAGGACCAGCTCGGGATCGAGAACCTCTACGAGGCCGCGAACACCCCGCTCGTCGGCTACCTCAACAACGCGTTGAAGGCCAAGGAGCTGTACCGCAAGGACAAGGACTACATCGTCCGCAACGGCGAGATCGCCATCGTCGACGAGTTCACCGGACGTGTGCTGCACGGTCGTCGGTACAACGAGGGCATGCACCAGGCGATCGAGGCCAAGGAAGGCGTCGAGATCCAGGCCGAGAACCAGACGCTGGCCACGATCACCCTGCAGAACTACTTCCGGCAGTACGACAAGCTCGCGGGCATGACCGGTACCGCCCAGACGGAGGCGGCCGAGTTCCAGAGCACCTACAAGCTCGGTGTGGTCAGCGTTCCCACGAACGAGCCGATGATCCGCAAGGATCAGCCCGACCTGATCTACAAGAGCGAGGAGGCCAAGTTCGAGGCGGTGGCCGAGGACATCGAGGAGCGGCACAAGGCGGGGCAGCCGGTCCTGGTGGGCACCACCAGCGTCGACCGCTCGGAGTACCTGGCCAAGCTGCTCACCAAGCGCGGTGTCCCGCACAGCGTGCTGAACGCCAAGCACCACGAGTCCGAGGCGGGGATCGTCGCCGAGGCGGGCCGCAAGGGAGCGGTCACGGTCGCCACGAACATGGCCGGCCGCGGCACCGACATCGTCCTCGGGGGCAACGTCGACCACCTGGCCGACGCCGAACTGCGTCAGCGGGGACTGGATCCGGTCGACAACCGCGAGGAGTACGAGGCGGAATGGCCCTCCGTGGTGAGCAAGATCAAGGAGCAGGCCGAGGCCGAGGCCGACGAGGTCCGCGAGGCGGGCGGGCTGTACGTGCTCGGCACCGAACGCCACGAGTCCCGCCGCATCGACAACCAGCTGCGCGGTCGCTCGGGACGTCAGGGTGATCCCGGCGAGTCCAGGTTCTACCTCTCGCTCGGCGACGAGCTGATGCGCAGGTTCAACTCGAACATGGTCGAAACGGTGATGACCCGGCTGAAGGTGCCGGACGACGTCCCGATCGAGCACAAGATGGTCACCAGGGCCATTCGCAGTGCGCAGACCCAGGTCGAACAACAGAACATGGAGATCCGCAAGAACGTCCTCAAGTACGACGAGGTGCTGAACCAGCAGCGTTCGGTGATCTACACCGAGCGCAGGCGTGTTCTCGAGGGTGAGGACCTGCGGGAGCAGGTCGATCACATGATCGAGGACGTGGTCAAGGCCTACGTCAAGGGCGCGACCGCGGAGGGCTACGCGGAAGACTGGGACCTCGACCAGCTGTGGACGGCGCTGAAGTCGTTGTACCCCGTTTCCATTCGTTGGCAGGACCTCGCCGAGGAGGACGGGGACATCAGCAGGGAGCGGCTGCGCGAGGCGGTGCTGGCCGATGCCAAGGAGGCCTACGAGCGTCGCGAGGCCGAGATCGAGGAGCAGGTCGGCGAAGGTGCGATGCGCGAGCTCGAGCGCCGCGTCGTGCTGAGCGTGCTGGACCGCAAGTGGCGCGAGCACCTCTACGAGATGGACTACCTCAAGGAGGGCATCGGGCTGCGCGCCATGGCCCAGCGGGACCCGCTGCTCGAGTACCGCCGCGAGGGCTTCGACATGTTCAACGCGATGCTGGAGGCCCTCAAGGAGGAGTCGGTCAGCTTCCTGTTCAACGTGCAGGTCGAAGCTGCCGAACCCGCGGGCGGCGCGGCCGAGGAGTCCTCGGTGCCGGTCTCGGTCACTCAGTCCTCCGACGGAGAGGGGCAGCCGAGCGGCAACGGTCAGGCCTCCTCCGGGCAGCCCAGCTCGAAACGCGCGAAGAAGTCGCGCAACGCCGCAGGCCCCGCGTTGAGCCAGCTCTCCGCGTCCGAGCAGAACGGCCAGTCGCAGGCCCCCACGGCGCTGCGTGGCAATGGTTCGGCCGGCCAGCAGCGGAACCTGAGCTATTCGGGGCCCTCCGAGAACGGAGAGGCGCGCGGCGACAGCGCTGCCGAGGACTCCGCCGGATCGGCTCAGCAGGGTGGAACCAGGCGGGAGCGTCGTGCCGCCGCCCGCGCCGACGCCAAGAAGAACAAGAAGCGCTGA
- the hpf gene encoding ribosome hibernation-promoting factor, HPF/YfiA family yields MDIVVKGRNVEVPTHYQQHVGEKLNRLDRYDRKAMHADVELQHERNPRQAKNCQRVEITLKGRGPAVRAEASAPDFYAALDAATTKLESRLRKMHDRRKVHHGKRSPRSVAQATAAMADRPVAVAGAGGTPQGGTRTTLLEPPAEQVRAEAADEQSSAAVSEPPTTSEPPATSGVPGQRHEENGYEPGRIVREKEHPATPMTVDQALYEMELVGHDFYLFFDADAEKPSVVYRRKGFNYGVIRLVPET; encoded by the coding sequence ATGGACATCGTCGTCAAAGGCCGCAACGTCGAGGTGCCCACCCATTACCAACAGCATGTCGGCGAAAAGCTCAACCGTCTCGACCGCTACGACAGGAAGGCGATGCACGCCGACGTGGAGTTGCAGCACGAGCGTAACCCACGCCAGGCGAAGAACTGTCAGCGGGTCGAAATCACCTTGAAGGGACGTGGACCGGCTGTGCGCGCGGAAGCCAGTGCGCCCGACTTCTACGCAGCCCTGGACGCCGCGACGACGAAACTGGAGAGCAGGCTGCGCAAGATGCACGATCGCAGGAAGGTGCATCACGGCAAGCGCAGTCCGCGCTCCGTGGCACAGGCGACCGCCGCGATGGCCGACAGGCCGGTGGCCGTCGCAGGGGCGGGAGGTACGCCGCAGGGCGGCACGCGCACCACGCTTCTGGAACCGCCGGCCGAGCAGGTGCGCGCCGAGGCCGCGGACGAGCAGTCCTCCGCCGCGGTGTCCGAACCTCCGACGACCTCCGAGCCCCCGGCGACGTCCGGGGTTCCGGGGCAGCGTCACGAGGAGAACGGTTACGAACCGGGGCGAATAGTTCGCGAGAAGGAGCACCCGGCCACGCCCATGACAGTGGATCAAGCGCTTTACGAGATGGAGTTGGTCGGCCACGACTTCTATCTGTTCTTCGACGCCGACGCGGAGAAGCCCAGCGTGGTGTACCGCCGGAAGGGGTTCAACTACGGAGTGATCCGGTTGGTCCCCGAAACGTGA
- a CDS encoding ComF family protein: MSRETFLRTVPHALTDLILPRRCAGCAEPSTALCAGCESDFRALRRVRPELLPADPPIYALGRYRGNARRAVLAYKEFGRRDLAKPLGSRLARAARAVIDEHPERLGADPVHLVPVPSRPSAVRARGGPHLSPLVRFARRGLGRGFGREAAVVSDCLRMRREVRDSVGLDTARRVRNLSGGVVLRRGRLPEVGEPIVLVDDVLTTGATVACCSAALRAAGREVAAALVLVAARR, from the coding sequence ATGTCTCGTGAAACCTTTCTCCGAACCGTTCCGCACGCGCTCACGGACCTGATCCTTCCCCGTCGGTGCGCGGGCTGCGCCGAGCCGTCCACCGCGTTGTGCGCGGGTTGCGAAAGCGATTTCCGCGCCCTGCGGCGGGTGAGACCCGAACTGCTGCCCGCGGATCCCCCGATCTACGCCCTGGGGCGCTACCGGGGGAACGCGCGCAGGGCGGTGCTCGCGTACAAGGAGTTCGGCCGTCGTGACCTCGCGAAACCGCTCGGGAGCAGGCTGGCTCGCGCCGCGCGCGCGGTGATCGACGAGCATCCGGAGCGGCTGGGGGCGGATCCGGTGCACCTGGTGCCCGTGCCGTCCAGACCTTCCGCCGTCCGCGCCCGCGGAGGGCCGCACCTGAGCCCGTTGGTGCGCTTCGCGCGCAGGGGGCTCGGCAGGGGGTTCGGCAGGGAAGCGGCCGTGGTGTCCGACTGCCTGCGGATGCGGCGCGAGGTGCGGGACTCGGTCGGGTTGGACACCGCGCGGCGGGTTCGCAACCTCAGCGGTGGGGTCGTGCTCCGTCGCGGACGGCTGCCCGAGGTCGGGGAGCCGATCGTGCTGGTCGACGACGTGCTCACGACGGGAGCCACGGTGGCCTGCTGCTCCGCGGCGCTGCGCGCCGCTGGCAGGGAAGTGGCCGCGGCACTGGTCCTCGTGGCGGCTCGGCGTTAG
- a CDS encoding LpqB family beta-propeller domain-containing protein: MISLRRSTRVVTLLLVLSVPFTGCASIPKETDPEMVKRVDEGKPTTSTTIEAPPEGMDAPDLVRDFVDAGAQPANDYEAARKHLSGRARNSWQVPSEVTVVKNVDTVPLRKEDLPNSVQMVSLSVDKVGKLRADRSFVPGEGSEQLDIRVERQDDGEWRIANPPDLLLASRSSFVSNYRAVSVFFLDEQQNGVVPDVRWVRQNPQSTLPSRVIDLLLSGPSAGFDSAMNTAIPENTETVSNVSEVKDGALLVNLSDLGSLSSKKKRMIAAQVVLTLRGVRTARVQLEEEGTALLSNSSVLRPSDVASYERQNKVSSEVAPLAVVNEKLVVFNEQAPPVPGPMGSGEYAITTAARSDGGERIAAVVRSADEGVDLRVGEYGGSLRKLPVHGSFISRPTWRSESEVWAVVDGKRMVRATRDDEGNWSVEDVDVRGFAADRGHIEALRISRDGTRLAGVVGGRIVVAGIAGSGSTLRLQRPTPLTGGFSDSKIKKVAWLNSRALVAISDSDSTPVVKVSVDGFFWKSYNSSNLRQPLRRLTVGPGQKVIVGDRSYLWQAMDREEVWEVLQDIPVGPQSIPFYPG, from the coding sequence ATGATCTCGTTGCGGCGTTCGACCAGAGTGGTGACTCTGCTGCTGGTGCTGTCCGTCCCGTTCACGGGGTGCGCCTCGATCCCCAAGGAGACCGACCCGGAGATGGTCAAGCGGGTCGATGAGGGCAAGCCGACCACCTCCACCACGATCGAAGCCCCTCCGGAGGGCATGGACGCTCCAGACCTGGTGCGCGATTTCGTCGACGCCGGTGCGCAGCCGGCCAACGACTACGAGGCCGCCCGCAAGCACCTGAGCGGGCGCGCGCGGAACTCCTGGCAGGTGCCCTCCGAAGTGACGGTGGTCAAGAACGTGGACACCGTCCCGCTGCGCAAGGAGGACCTGCCGAACTCCGTCCAGATGGTCAGTCTGAGCGTGGACAAGGTGGGCAAGCTCCGCGCGGACCGCTCGTTCGTCCCCGGCGAGGGATCCGAGCAGTTGGACATCAGGGTCGAGAGGCAGGACGACGGTGAGTGGCGGATCGCGAACCCCCCGGATCTGCTGCTGGCCAGTCGCAGCTCTTTCGTCTCGAACTACCGGGCGGTGTCGGTCTTCTTCCTCGACGAGCAGCAGAACGGGGTCGTTCCCGACGTCCGCTGGGTGCGGCAGAATCCGCAGAGCACGCTCCCGTCCCGGGTCATCGACCTGCTGCTGTCCGGCCCCTCGGCCGGTTTCGACTCGGCGATGAACACGGCCATCCCCGAGAACACGGAAACGGTCAGCAACGTCAGCGAGGTCAAGGACGGGGCGCTGCTGGTGAACCTGAGCGACCTCGGATCGCTGAGCAGCAAGAAGAAGCGCATGATCGCGGCCCAGGTGGTGCTGACGCTGCGCGGGGTCCGGACGGCACGCGTGCAGCTGGAAGAGGAGGGAACGGCGCTGCTGTCGAACTCCTCCGTGCTGCGTCCCTCGGACGTGGCCTCCTACGAGCGGCAGAACAAGGTCTCCTCCGAGGTCGCCCCGCTGGCTGTCGTCAACGAGAAGCTCGTGGTGTTCAACGAGCAGGCCCCGCCTGTTCCCGGTCCCATGGGCTCGGGTGAGTACGCGATCACCACGGCGGCCCGTTCCGACGGGGGAGAGCGCATCGCGGCGGTGGTGCGCTCCGCGGACGAGGGGGTCGACCTCAGGGTCGGGGAGTACGGCGGCTCCCTGCGCAAGCTCCCGGTGCACGGAAGTTTCATCTCCAGACCGACCTGGCGGAGCGAATCCGAGGTGTGGGCGGTCGTGGACGGCAAGCGGATGGTCCGCGCGACCAGGGACGACGAGGGGAACTGGTCGGTCGAGGACGTCGACGTGCGCGGGTTCGCGGCTGATCGGGGACACATCGAGGCGCTTCGGATCTCCAGGGACGGAACCCGGCTCGCCGGGGTCGTGGGCGGCCGCATCGTGGTCGCGGGCATAGCGGGCAGCGGTTCGACGCTGCGGTTGCAGCGCCCCACTCCGCTGACCGGCGGATTCAGCGATTCGAAGATCAAGAAAGTGGCCTGGTTGAACAGCAGGGCCCTGGTGGCGATCAGCGACAGCGACTCCACGCCAGTGGTCAAGGTCTCGGTGGACGGGTTCTTCTGGAAGTCCTACAACTCCTCGAACCTGCGTCAGCCGCTCAGGCGGCTGACGGTGGGACCGGGGCAGAAGGTCATCGTCGGTGACAGGTCCTACCTGTGGCAGGCCATGGACCGGGAAGAGGTCTGGGAAGTGCTGCAGGACATCCCGGTGGGGCCGCAGTCGATCCCGTTCTACCCGGGATGA